In the genome of Coraliomargarita algicola, one region contains:
- a CDS encoding ArnT family glycosyltransferase translates to MSETATIALSQSIWRRCSLVLWALLLLVAVFTVGDYGLSWDENFRFRDADSKLNYYQELLAGDSPKAPSSSYPGLFDVPLAIVHELMPDLGTRSQKGHVWSLCFGLLGLFSVWRLTAWIGGERAGFWALLFLATLPRYYGHMFFNPKDIPLAGTYAFGVWALVALFSRLPKPQWKWVVWVGVAAGLSMSTRIAGFLILVYFGGFVGLHLLSECFLKRLSWSELPRRMLYWGLRGALAGAIGFTILYVSWPALHSNPFGAAGASVEQVQNFSWEGLVLMDGFFWKAQDLPIYYLPFWIVVTTPAHLLILIAGGWLLTLFTFIRVLRQGGEEATLFFPRWIIVCAGLFPLVYIIWKDPVLYDGMRHILFIMPLLVALAAVTFEDSLRWCEGKQFRLLVSILQFVGLCAVAIVVLHMWALHPYQYVYFNVISGGLPAAYNQNETDYWGLSHKEAGEWLNQYIVEIDPDRDRVYRVHQRYSRWMLQEALDPTRFEMWQPREGADFFVSVTRFNLHDSYPEAKLLHVVEREGVPLCFIYSFQSDPLSAEK, encoded by the coding sequence ATGTCCGAAACAGCCACAATAGCCCTAAGTCAATCGATTTGGCGTCGATGCTCTCTGGTCTTGTGGGCATTGCTTTTGCTGGTCGCGGTCTTCACGGTGGGGGACTATGGCCTCTCGTGGGACGAGAATTTCCGTTTTAGAGATGCGGATTCGAAATTGAATTATTACCAAGAGTTGCTGGCCGGAGATTCTCCGAAAGCACCGTCCAGTAGCTATCCTGGTTTATTCGATGTGCCCTTGGCGATTGTGCACGAGCTGATGCCTGACTTGGGGACTCGCAGTCAGAAGGGGCATGTTTGGAGTCTCTGTTTTGGGCTGTTGGGGCTCTTTTCTGTTTGGCGCTTAACGGCATGGATCGGCGGCGAACGAGCAGGCTTTTGGGCGCTGCTCTTTTTGGCGACGCTACCGCGTTACTATGGGCACATGTTTTTTAATCCGAAGGACATACCACTGGCGGGCACTTATGCCTTTGGAGTTTGGGCACTGGTGGCGCTCTTTTCACGGCTACCCAAGCCGCAGTGGAAATGGGTTGTATGGGTGGGAGTCGCTGCGGGCCTTTCGATGTCTACCCGCATTGCAGGCTTTTTGATCCTAGTGTATTTCGGTGGTTTTGTGGGGTTGCATTTATTGTCCGAATGTTTTTTGAAGCGCCTAAGCTGGAGCGAATTGCCACGACGTATGTTGTATTGGGGCTTGCGTGGCGCGCTGGCCGGGGCGATCGGTTTCACAATTCTGTATGTATCCTGGCCCGCACTACACAGCAATCCTTTTGGCGCGGCCGGGGCTTCGGTTGAACAGGTGCAAAATTTTAGTTGGGAGGGCTTGGTCTTGATGGATGGTTTCTTTTGGAAGGCCCAGGATTTACCGATATACTACCTGCCTTTTTGGATCGTGGTCACGACTCCAGCTCACCTGCTTATCTTAATTGCAGGCGGTTGGCTGCTGACTCTTTTTACTTTTATACGCGTACTGCGTCAGGGAGGGGAGGAGGCCACATTGTTTTTTCCGCGTTGGATCATCGTGTGCGCCGGCTTATTTCCACTTGTGTATATCATCTGGAAAGATCCGGTGCTATATGATGGAATGCGTCATATTTTATTTATTATGCCACTTCTGGTGGCGCTGGCTGCAGTCACCTTTGAGGATTCATTACGCTGGTGCGAAGGTAAGCAGTTTCGTTTGCTGGTCTCTATATTACAATTTGTGGGGCTGTGCGCGGTCGCTATAGTTGTGTTGCATATGTGGGCCTTGCATCCATACCAGTATGTTTATTTCAACGTGATCTCCGGTGGCTTGCCAGCTGCGTACAATCAGAATGAGACTGATTACTGGGGCCTCTCTCATAAAGAGGCGGGCGAATGGTTGAATCAGTATATCGTCGAGATAGACCCTGATCGTGATCGTGTCTATCGGGTGCATCAACGTTATTCACGTTGGATGCTGCAAGAGGCATTGGACCCTACTCGCTTCGAGATGTGGCAACCGCGCGAGGGAGCTGACTTTTTTGTTTCTGTGACGCGTTTCAATCTCCATGATAGCTATCCTGAAGCGAAGTTGCTGCATGTGGTCGAGCGCGAGGGGGTGCCCTTATGCTTTATTTATTCTTTTCAATCTGACCCATTATCAGCTGAAAAATGA
- a CDS encoding glycosyltransferase encodes MTAGVRRVLVHTSVFPRWNGDRTPPFVFNQCKLLAEQGWDITVIAPHSAGAKFREEIEGMRVIRFPYFWPFKFEQLCYDGGILIQLQRRAVLKYMLPCFFLSQTLALLWCCLRFRPAILHSHSLLPQGLNAVWLGKFLRIPHITTSHGNDVFGLSPDGWMGRMKRFVLRSANAITVNSLATKQAVLELGGAESKIHFIPAVANVGQVDSTIVHTIQEKYGMGPKVLFVGRFIEEKGVLDLLQAFAQMKKQLADAQCIFVGDGVLATEMKTIALDLKVEQAVHFVGWRPGKEIASWMAAADVLVVPSKPVGTWQKLKVWLWSKPWPSVHL; translated from the coding sequence ATGACTGCAGGCGTTCGTAGAGTATTGGTGCATACATCGGTTTTTCCACGTTGGAATGGAGACAGGACGCCGCCTTTTGTGTTCAACCAATGTAAATTATTGGCAGAGCAAGGCTGGGACATTACGGTGATAGCGCCGCATAGTGCGGGTGCGAAGTTTCGCGAGGAGATAGAAGGGATGCGAGTGATTCGTTTTCCTTACTTTTGGCCCTTTAAGTTTGAGCAGCTTTGCTATGATGGTGGCATATTAATTCAGTTACAGCGACGTGCAGTGCTTAAATACATGCTGCCTTGTTTCTTTTTATCGCAAACACTTGCATTGCTCTGGTGCTGCCTGCGGTTTAGGCCTGCGATACTGCACTCGCACTCATTGTTACCGCAGGGCCTGAATGCCGTCTGGTTGGGGAAATTTCTGCGGATTCCGCATATTACAACCAGTCATGGTAATGATGTTTTCGGCTTGTCGCCGGATGGTTGGATGGGGCGAATGAAGCGTTTTGTTTTAAGATCGGCGAATGCAATCACAGTCAATAGCTTAGCGACGAAGCAGGCAGTGCTTGAGCTTGGTGGAGCTGAGAGTAAGATACATTTTATTCCAGCGGTGGCGAATGTGGGGCAGGTCGATTCGACTATAGTTCATACCATTCAAGAAAAATATGGTATGGGGCCTAAAGTTCTATTCGTGGGACGTTTTATTGAGGAAAAAGGAGTCTTAGACCTGCTGCAGGCCTTTGCTCAAATGAAAAAGCAGCTTGCTGATGCACAGTGCATATTCGTGGGAGATGGTGTGTTAGCGACCGAGATGAAGACGATTGCGCTGGATTTGAAAGTTGAGCAGGCTGTGCACTTTGTTGGTTGGCGCCCGGGCAAGGAAATCGCTTCCTGGATGGCTGCGGCTGATGTCTTGGTGGTGCCCAGTAAGCCAGTCGGCACCTGGCAGAAGCTCAAGGTTTGGTTGTGGTCGAAGCCATGGCCGTCGGTACACCTGTGA
- a CDS encoding glycosyltransferase family 4 protein yields MAVGTPVIASRIGGIPDMVIDKETGCLISAGDVDALAAAILDVFVNSENHARMANNARTRVEAYYSPDAVARQTEELYQSYLKQ; encoded by the coding sequence ATGGCCGTCGGTACACCTGTGATTGCTTCGCGTATCGGTGGAATACCGGATATGGTCATTGATAAGGAGACGGGGTGCCTTATTTCGGCTGGCGATGTCGACGCGCTTGCTGCTGCGATTCTTGATGTATTTGTTAATTCCGAGAATCATGCACGTATGGCAAACAATGCCCGAACCCGAGTGGAGGCGTATTACTCACCCGATGCCGTCGCACGTCAGACGGAGGAATTGTATCAAAGCTATCTTAAGCAGTAA
- a CDS encoding glycosyltransferase — protein MKTSKKVMTLMIPTMDGGGSERAVLLLANFWASEGCNVRLILFRRTGVLLDSLHSDVCVHSLDSRLPWVQVWRLIRLLREQRSDNLLCVLNTANTVGVLAQFFGRLHTRIITTVQNHMGAKYAHTRSLLNPFRKLVLGWVLRRADQVVVVSNQIQDYLVDELHLNPASIEVIYNPVDLSLTKQALERPEHPYFQQSVEPVLIAAGRLTRQKNFQLLVRAMSNLSENLRLIILGEGEDRPELEGLIQQLNLIDRVSLPGFKDQPLAWFKWADCYVMSSDWEGFPFVLLEAMSVGLQIVSTDCPSGPAELLDHGSYGRLVPCADAAKLADAILLAVREPMDADRLRGRSAEFNIQKVAEHYAMLLA, from the coding sequence ATGAAGACATCGAAGAAAGTGATGACGCTCATGATTCCCACTATGGATGGTGGCGGGTCGGAGCGAGCAGTGTTACTCCTTGCTAATTTCTGGGCAAGTGAGGGCTGTAATGTGCGCTTGATTCTATTTCGTCGAACGGGTGTGTTGTTGGATTCGTTGCATTCAGATGTTTGCGTGCATTCTTTGGATAGTCGCTTGCCGTGGGTTCAAGTTTGGCGTCTGATTCGACTCCTTAGAGAGCAGCGTTCTGATAACTTATTGTGCGTGCTGAATACGGCCAATACGGTGGGGGTGCTTGCGCAGTTTTTTGGGCGGCTACATACACGCATTATTACGACTGTGCAGAATCATATGGGGGCGAAATATGCACATACGCGCTCTTTGCTGAATCCGTTCAGGAAGTTGGTTCTTGGCTGGGTACTGCGACGGGCGGATCAGGTGGTTGTCGTCTCCAATCAGATCCAAGACTACTTGGTGGATGAATTGCATTTAAACCCTGCAAGCATCGAGGTGATTTATAACCCAGTCGATCTGTCACTGACTAAGCAGGCTTTGGAGCGACCTGAGCATCCATACTTTCAGCAATCTGTAGAGCCAGTATTAATTGCTGCGGGACGTTTGACGCGGCAGAAGAATTTTCAGTTGTTAGTTCGAGCCATGTCTAATTTGTCGGAGAATTTACGACTTATAATATTGGGCGAAGGGGAAGATCGTCCAGAATTAGAGGGCTTGATCCAGCAGTTGAATCTCATTGACCGAGTTTCGCTTCCAGGTTTCAAGGATCAGCCCCTTGCATGGTTCAAATGGGCGGACTGCTATGTCATGTCGTCCGACTGGGAGGGCTTTCCCTTTGTGCTGCTGGAAGCTATGTCTGTGGGGCTGCAAATTGTTTCGACAGATTGCCCCTCTGGCCCTGCGGAGCTTCTGGACCATGGGAGCTATGGGCGCTTGGTGCCGTGTGCAGACGCAGCGAAATTGGCTGATGCTATTCTACTCGCCGTTCGCGAACCAATGGATGCCGATCGACTGCGCGGTCGATCGGCTGAATTTAATATTCAAAAGGTTGCTGAGCATTATGCTATGCTTCTAGCTTGA
- a CDS encoding glycosyltransferase family 2 protein, translating to MSSFETARSISIIINNYNYAKYLTACIQSALDQSHPAYEIIVVDDGSSDESLEIIQQFAPQVRLISQKNQGQAAAMNHGFAASHGELIVFLDADDCLRRDAVEHITQNWQSGTAKLQYPLQVINKIGQALGQIPADAAQLPTGDLLPTLLDKGTYNWMPTSGNAFARETLEKIMPIPAEQFRISADLYLSIRSVRYGAVQSAAKALGQYRLHGMNAFASNHMLAPDEKTYASRIVSHINRHLLLKEEAAKSNYALPTDARCYYTTFYAWIDITLSLRLFGEESIIPYRKEEIATGVRERTKRQFSKPHQKWKSLVIRFVFCYLLHCPHILLKPSLAVGRRLEPMLFAQIQKRYQARSIA from the coding sequence ATGAGTTCATTCGAGACAGCGCGCAGTATAAGTATTATAATAAACAATTATAACTATGCGAAATATCTAACTGCGTGCATACAAAGTGCGCTCGACCAGAGCCACCCAGCATACGAGATCATCGTTGTCGATGATGGTTCAAGCGACGAATCGCTCGAGATCATCCAGCAATTCGCACCTCAGGTGCGCTTAATTTCACAAAAAAATCAAGGCCAAGCTGCCGCCATGAACCACGGCTTTGCGGCCAGCCACGGCGAGCTCATCGTATTCTTAGATGCGGATGACTGCTTACGGCGAGACGCCGTCGAACACATTACTCAGAATTGGCAATCTGGCACCGCCAAATTACAATATCCACTACAAGTCATTAATAAAATAGGCCAGGCCCTAGGACAAATACCAGCCGATGCGGCTCAACTCCCCACAGGTGACCTACTACCCACATTACTTGACAAGGGCACCTACAACTGGATGCCGACCTCTGGAAACGCCTTCGCACGCGAGACGTTAGAGAAAATAATGCCCATCCCTGCAGAACAATTCCGCATATCAGCCGACCTCTATTTATCCATCCGCTCCGTTCGCTATGGTGCCGTTCAATCCGCAGCAAAAGCCCTGGGACAATACCGTCTGCATGGAATGAATGCCTTTGCCAGCAATCACATGCTAGCACCTGATGAAAAAACATATGCTTCAAGAATAGTCAGCCATATCAATCGGCATTTACTGCTAAAAGAGGAAGCCGCAAAGTCGAACTATGCTTTACCCACCGATGCAAGATGCTATTATACAACATTTTATGCGTGGATCGACATCACACTTTCTCTACGATTATTCGGTGAAGAATCCATAATACCTTACCGTAAAGAAGAGATCGCCACAGGTGTTCGCGAGCGAACTAAACGACAATTCTCAAAGCCTCATCAAAAGTGGAAATCTCTAGTAATACGATTCGTATTCTGCTACTTGCTTCATTGTCCACATATTTTGCTCAAGCCAAGCCTCGCGGTAGGGAGGAGGCTTGAACCGATGCTGTTTGCCCAGATACAAAAACGATATCAAGCTAGAAGCATAGCATAA
- a CDS encoding 6-hydroxymethylpterin diphosphokinase MptE-like protein produces MNFAPTQILQRKTQYLRKISGLVAVNTLPLSRNLQRLKLLDNHHQGQKAVIIGMGPSLQTADLERLRNFTTFACNKIYLCFPETNWRPDYYSVNDVHVARNNQEEILNADFGKNCQTLHSCIVANELGSHQNPIVYHYFRNFKHLQAQPKPGFTKSLQMGIRSGGCSICIDQIQLAYLMGFTEVYLIGIDFSFDVKPQTITEESESGKVLKAAGEQNHFHKNYRKPGEKWTVPKLEEQRQAFAQCRSIFEASGRKLLNASRHSQLDALEQVDFDQIFK; encoded by the coding sequence ATGAATTTCGCGCCCACCCAAATACTACAAAGAAAAACTCAGTACCTACGCAAAATATCTGGGCTTGTCGCAGTCAACACCTTACCTCTAAGCCGAAATTTACAACGACTCAAATTGCTCGACAACCATCACCAAGGCCAAAAAGCCGTCATCATCGGAATGGGGCCCAGCTTACAGACAGCTGACCTTGAACGATTAAGGAACTTCACAACCTTCGCGTGCAATAAGATCTATCTCTGTTTCCCGGAAACAAACTGGCGCCCCGATTATTACTCTGTGAATGACGTCCACGTCGCCCGCAACAATCAGGAGGAAATTCTAAACGCTGATTTTGGCAAGAACTGCCAAACACTACACTCTTGCATTGTCGCGAATGAACTCGGTTCACACCAAAACCCGATTGTTTACCACTATTTCCGGAATTTCAAACATCTGCAGGCGCAACCCAAGCCCGGATTTACAAAATCATTACAAATGGGCATTCGCTCCGGCGGCTGCTCGATCTGCATCGATCAAATACAACTCGCCTATCTGATGGGCTTCACTGAAGTGTATTTGATCGGCATAGATTTCAGTTTTGACGTCAAACCGCAAACCATCACCGAGGAATCTGAATCGGGTAAAGTCCTCAAAGCAGCCGGCGAACAAAATCACTTCCACAAGAATTACCGCAAGCCAGGAGAAAAATGGACGGTTCCAAAACTCGAAGAACAAAGGCAGGCATTTGCCCAATGCCGAAGTATCTTTGAAGCCTCAGGGCGCAAGCTACTCAATGCCTCAAGACACTCCCAACTCGATGCTTTGGAGCAAGTTGACTTCGATCAAATATTTAAATGA
- a CDS encoding cytidylyltransferase domain-containing protein produces the protein MKIAVQVPIKARSSTRVPNKNFRSLAGKPFACWLLDELNDNCPDDWDVFIDSENVSAYDFFKDRYPSRFQFHQRSEWFASDAANGNHLISQFMTLHPEYDVVIQLYVTAITLTGEIIRESVEAFLSALDQYDSMFLVTEQTGWYWFQGKAMNYDPGRPDGLPRSQDAVVLEETTGLYAITRDAVMRTGCRIGRQPLMYRVPHQYAFDVDTMEDFHEAQRLLERDGKHAID, from the coding sequence ATGAAAATAGCAGTACAAGTTCCGATCAAAGCACGATCTAGCACGCGAGTTCCTAATAAGAATTTTCGATCTCTCGCTGGGAAGCCATTTGCTTGTTGGTTGCTAGATGAATTGAATGACAATTGCCCGGACGATTGGGATGTCTTTATTGATAGTGAGAATGTCTCAGCTTATGATTTTTTTAAAGATAGATATCCTTCTCGCTTTCAGTTCCATCAACGAAGTGAGTGGTTTGCCAGTGATGCTGCGAATGGAAATCATTTGATCAGTCAATTTATGACTCTGCATCCTGAGTATGATGTGGTCATACAATTATATGTGACAGCAATTACTCTGACCGGTGAGATTATTCGAGAGTCAGTTGAGGCATTTTTGAGTGCCTTAGATCAGTATGACTCGATGTTTTTGGTGACTGAACAAACTGGGTGGTATTGGTTTCAGGGGAAAGCGATGAACTATGATCCTGGGCGTCCAGATGGATTGCCTCGGTCACAGGATGCGGTGGTCCTTGAGGAGACTACTGGTTTGTATGCAATTACCCGTGATGCTGTGATGCGTACGGGTTGTCGTATTGGGCGTCAACCACTCATGTATCGTGTGCCTCATCAATATGCTTTCGATGTGGACACCATGGAAGATTTTCACGAGGCGCAGCGTTTGTTGGAAAGGGACGGTAAGCATGCGATTGATTGA
- a CDS encoding YhcH/YjgK/YiaL family protein — translation MLYGKLDTPSTYLPLLGHPIWEEALNALRQLDAGSPLGIQELRGKDMFINVHTYDTLIESDCRFEGHRDMIDVQYIIQGGEYVDWMLKSELLPDGSYQEATDFQYYKTPTRRLSTRVHLSAGYFAIFFPEDGHRPQLSDGVAPSVFKAVVKINRMLLD, via the coding sequence ATGCTTTACGGGAAATTAGATACCCCATCCACCTATCTACCTTTACTGGGGCATCCGATTTGGGAAGAAGCTTTGAATGCCCTACGGCAATTGGATGCAGGAAGTCCCTTGGGCATTCAAGAGCTTCGAGGGAAAGATATGTTCATCAATGTGCATACCTATGACACCTTGATAGAGTCGGATTGCCGCTTCGAGGGGCATCGGGACATGATTGACGTGCAATATATAATTCAAGGCGGAGAGTATGTAGATTGGATGCTGAAGTCTGAGCTGCTGCCAGACGGATCATATCAGGAAGCAACTGATTTTCAGTATTATAAGACCCCGACGCGTCGTCTCAGCACACGTGTGCATCTTAGTGCTGGTTATTTTGCGATTTTCTTTCCTGAAGATGGGCATCGACCGCAGCTGAGTGATGGTGTGGCGCCTTCTGTCTTCAAGGCTGTTGTAAAAATTAATCGTATGCTTTTAGATTGA
- a CDS encoding SIS domain-containing protein, which yields MTYYKHYLSTHDAALKNLEITNRGGDLMEQDVGFDRLCEVSAKIREGGFKQYLVGNGASAAFAEHMALDWTKNGGVPSHAFANSALLTAMGNDLGYEETFCAPLSWYASSGDLLVTISSSGDSPNIIRTIETARAKGMGVVTFSGLRPDNASRRLGDINLYIPAKTYGIVECAHQLLLHVWLDKFMGVAEWNCRGFQNMRQCKL from the coding sequence ATGACTTACTATAAACACTACCTCAGTACGCACGATGCAGCGCTTAAGAATTTAGAAATTACTAATCGTGGTGGTGATTTGATGGAACAGGATGTCGGTTTTGATCGCCTTTGTGAGGTTTCTGCCAAAATTCGTGAGGGTGGTTTCAAGCAGTATTTAGTCGGTAACGGTGCCAGTGCGGCTTTTGCAGAGCATATGGCATTAGATTGGACCAAGAACGGTGGAGTCCCCTCCCATGCCTTTGCCAATTCGGCTCTGCTGACAGCGATGGGAAATGATCTTGGTTATGAGGAGACTTTCTGCGCGCCCTTGAGTTGGTATGCGAGTAGTGGCGATTTGTTGGTTACGATTAGTAGTTCGGGTGATTCGCCCAATATTATAAGAACGATTGAAACCGCGCGTGCTAAAGGTATGGGGGTGGTCACATTCTCCGGGCTTCGGCCTGACAATGCCTCAAGACGCTTGGGCGATATTAATTTATATATTCCCGCTAAGACATACGGTATTGTCGAGTGTGCACATCAGCTGCTGTTACATGTCTGGTTGGACAAATTTATGGGAGTTGCGGAGTGGAATTGTCGTGGTTTTCAGAATATGCGTCAGTGTAAACTATAA